From Niallia sp. Man26:
TTGAATAATTTCCCGCCAAATATGTTTGTCAGCAAGCCTTGCTTTCCGAATGAATAAATAATCGCAAAGCCATATGTTATTGTCGGGAGCAGCATTGGAACAAGAATGCCAATTCTAACCGCTTTTTTCAGTGGCTGAAACATCCTAGTACATTGAATACTGTATGCCAGCACAAACGCGATAACGGTTGTTAATACAGCAGTAAGCCCTGACACTTTCACACTGTTCCAAACTGCTTCACCAAAAGCTTTATCTGTTATTACTGTCTGAAAATGAAGCAACGATAAACCTTCATCTCCCTGCACCGACCGAATAAACAGCAGAATGAGCGGAACAAGCATAAATAACGAGAACAGAAGAACAACGAGCCAATAAATAAGGCGCATCTCTTTTTTGACACTATACATGGGCGCCACCATATAAGGACAGAATGCTTTGTCTTTTCGTCTCCAGCTGTTTCAAAATAAAGCTGCGTACAAATTCATTTTGTGGACGCTGCATGATATCTTCTGGTGTTCCAAACTGGGAAACTTTACCGTCGTTGATGATGAGAATTTTATCAGACATCGTCATCGCCTCTTCCGGATCATGTGTAACCAGAATTGTCGTTAGCTTAAACTCCTTAGCGATTGTTTTAATTCTTTCCTTAATCGATTCTTTAATAACCCCATCTAAAGCACTCAAAGGCTCATCCAATAATAGAATTTTCGGTTTTGTCACCAGTGTCCTCGCTAGTGCGACTCGCTGCTTTTGCCCTCCTGATAATTCATGAATTCGTTTAGTCAAATGAGGCTGCAGTTCAAGGAAATCAATGTACTCTTGAATTTCTTGTTCTGTAATGCTGCCTTTTTTATTTTTTAATCCGTAACGGATATTGTCATATGCATTCAAATGAGGAAATAGTGCATAGTCTTGGAATACAATATTAAATCCTCGTTTTTCCATTGGAACTTTTGAAACATTATCCTCATTGAAGTGTATTTTGCCATTATCCATTTTTACTAATCCTAATATGATTTTTAATAGAGTTGTTTTTCCACTTCCACTTTTACCTAAAAGGGAGACGATTTCCCCTGTTTGGATGGATAAGCTAATATCTGACAGAACCTCTTTATCCCCGAATTGTTTGCTGACATTTTGTAGTTGAAGCAAACTTTCCACCTCCTCTTGCACAACTTCAGTATAAATACTATATGTAAATGACAAACCTGTTTTTTGTTAAGCGAATGTAAAATATGCATATTTTAAGCATAAGTTATACATTAATTTTGCATATATTCATTTTAATTAATTAGTGTTTCTTGCTTTTTTTCTACGTATAAAGTATAAATAGAGGCAAGTTCACTATTAAAATGAATAAGGGGAAAAAGCATGTTTCCACTAGAAAGACAAAAAAGAATTATAGAATTGTTGATGGTCAAAAAAGTCCTTAAAATGACAGAATTAACTTCAGAGCTTGGCATCTCTGTTGATACTTTACGCAGAGATATTCAAACGCTAACGAATGAGGGGAAAATTGAGAAAATATATGGTGGTGTGAAGCTAGTTGAATCATTCTTAGGTGAATCGACTATGGGAGAGCGGATGGTCAGCCACTTGACTGAAAAAGAAAGCATTGCCCTTACATGCAGCAATCTCATCAATGATGGCGATTGTATCTTTCTCGACAGCGGCTCTACAACCTATCAAATCGCCAAATATATTAAAAACAAGAAAAACTTGACGGTCGTAACCAACTCCATTCCAATCATAACCGAGCTAATGACTAGCGATGTGGAATTGATTGTGATTGGCGGCAAAATCCGTAAAGAAGAAAATTCAGTAGTAACATTTGATTATCTATTTAACTTTCAAGAGCTCAATATCTATAAAGCGTTTATCTGTACAAGCGGGATTACGCTAGAAAAGGGAATTTCTGATTATAATTTAGAGGAAGTCTTAACAAGGAAGAAAATGATTGAAATATCCAAGGAAATTTATGTAGCTGCTGATAGTTCGAAGTTTGGTAAAGACGTGACCGTTAGCATTTCCCCGCTAGAGAGTATTGATTACATCATTACAGATGCCAATTTATCTGATAGTATTGTCGAGCAGTTCCGCGAAACAAATTGCACTTTAATACTCGCAGAAAATACGGAAAAATAAGAAAGGGGAGTCACACAACGGTGACTCCCCTTTCTTATTTCATCCCCCAGACAACAGCAATATTCCGGGCTGTTCTTTCCACGTATTCCTCTGCATTCTGAAATGCTTCCTGTAAGGATATAACACCTGGAATGATGCTGAAGACTGCGTCAATGCCGTGTTCATGAACAACATCACTGTCACTTGCAGCATTACCAGCTATGGCTATTACAGGGACACCATGTTTTTTGGCAGTCTTAGCGACGCCGATTGGGGTTTTCCCAAAAATCGTCTGACTGTCTATTTTTCCTTCTCCTGTAAGGACTAAATCAGCATCAGCAACAAGCTCAGAAAGCCGGGTTGCTTCAATCACAATGTCGACGCCGCGCTTCAAATCAGCTTGCATAAATGCCAGCAAACCGCCGCCCAGTCCGCCTGCTGCTCCTGCCCCAGGTACTTCAGCTATTTTTATGCCTAATTCTCGTTCAATGACTGCTGCATAATGAGCTAGGTTTTCATCTAGTTGGTGCACGATTTCAGGAGTGGCACCTTTCTGCGGACCAAAGATGGCAGAAGCTCCTTTTGGACCAATCAAGGGGTTATCCACATCGCAAGCCACTTCGATTTTGACACCAGCTAACCTTGAGTCCAAATGCGATAAATCGATGGCAGCAAGACTGCTGAGGAAACCGCCGCCATCTTCTAATTTTTGACCGTTCTTATCAAGGAAACGGGCACCAAGCGCGCTTGCCATCCCAGCACCCCCGTCATTAGTCGCACTGCCGCCAATACCGATAATAATATGGTCGACATTATGCTCAAGTGCAGCGGCAATTAATTCACCAGTGCCTCTTGTTGTCGTAACAAGGGGATTTCTTTTTTCTGATGGTACTAAATAAAGCCCAGAGGCTGCCGCCATTTCGATTATTGCAGTTGTTTCATTACCAAGTATTCCGAAAAACGCCTCTACTTTCTCGCCTAACGGGCCAGTCACTGTTTTTGTGATAATTCTTCCGCCTGTTGCATCCACTAATGACTGCGTAGTACCCTCTCCTCCATCAGCCATAGGCACTTTCACATACTCAGCATCAGGAAATACTTGCTTAAAGCCGTTTTCAAGCGATTCTGCTACCTGTAATGCTGATAAGCTTTCTTTAAAGGAATCTGGTGCAAGGACAATCTTCATCTTTATTGCTCCTTTCTATATTTTTTAGCCAAATAGTTTAAACACCCCATAAATAAGGGTTGATATGATTGCTAATGTTAAGCCCACTAGTGTTTCATATGGCAATAGCTTTAGGCGTTCCTTCATGTCCATGTTGACACTGCCGCCTGTAGAATGGAAGAAACTTCCGTGTGGAAGATGATCTAGAACAGTAGCACCAGCATGAATCATTGCAGCACCGGCAATGGCTGACACACCCATGTCAAGGATGGTAGAACTGAACACTTGGCTTGCCACTGCTGTTCCTGCAGTAGTAGAAGCAGTTGCTGCCGACATAAAAATTCCCGATACAGGTGCAAGCACATAACCTGGAAGTCCAAGGACATTTAACCCATCAATTAGCACATCCTTTAAACCAGAATTAGCAATAATGCCTGCTAATGTGCCTGTTCCAAGCAGCATGATCGCAACACCGGACATCTTTCCTAAGCCAGATACAGCATAATCATTAATCTTTTTCCCTCTCCCCATCACAATTGCACCGACTATTCCGCCAACCGGCAAGGCAATCATTGGATCGATGCTAATATTAAATAGCGGCCGTAATGCTAATAACAAAATCGTTACAATCGGCGCCACAATCGCTGTTAAAAAGGATGGAAGCTCCATGCTGTTAGGAGAGTCAATTTCCGCTAACTGGACGACTGACCCTTTTTTGACAAGTCTTTTTGCAAGCAAATAGGTAATGGCGAGTCCGAAAACAGCTGGAATGATACCTGCAGCCATAATGGATGTTAACGGAACATTAAAGGCATCCGAAGCAGCAATCGCGTTCGGGTTTGGTGACATGATATTCCCTGCCTTACCTCCGCCAATCATTGCCAGCAAAATAGCGGTTTTAGAAATGCCGGCCTTTTTAGCAATTGCCAAAGCAATCGGTGCTACTGTAATAACGGCAACATCAACAAACACACCGACTGTGGTCAAAATCATCGTCGCTAATGATAAAGCGAGGAGCGCTCTTGTTTCTCCCAGCTTTTTTACAATCGTTTCTGCGATAACAGCGGCCGCACCAGATTCAATCAAGACACCAGCAAGCACCCCAGCTGCCAGAATTCTTAGCACTGCAGGAATAATCCCCTCCGCACCTTCTATCATTAACAAAACTGTATTAGCTATATCTACTCCTCCGACTAGTCCACCGACTAAGGCGCCGGCAATCATGCCATAAGCAGGAGAAACTTTCTTCAGTATTAATACAATTGCTACAACAAGTGCTACAATTGCTCCTAAAGCACTTACTTGAATGTCCAAAATAGCTCCTCCTCATTTGTTTGTAATTATTAATAATTGTAAGCGTTTCCTAAATGTTTTTCTTCGTTCATTCCATAAAAAAAAGCTTGGCAGCTCCAAGCTTTTTTGTGCATTTGCACAAGTCTATGAAAGTTGATTTTGAAGAACAGAAAGATAAAGCTCTACTAACTCCTTTATTTTCCGCGGGTCCTTACCTGTCAGCTCATTAATTCGCTCTAAACGGTAGCGAAGTGTATTGCGATGAATAAACAGCCTTGCTGCCACTTTGTTCACGTCTCCATTTTCCTCTACATACATAAGCAAGGTTTCAAGCAATTCCCCTTTTTTATCCTGTTGCTTCAGCCTCTCGATATAGGTACCAAACTTAACATCTAGCCCCTGTTCTTTTGCTTGCGACAGAAAAATCGGCAGCTTTCTGTCCTCTGAGGAATAGATGTTCTTATCTGGATCTAGCTTTTTACCAACCTTTAAAGAATGTACAGCTTCCTGATAAGAAATACGTATCCCTTCCAAGCCGCTGTAGTATGTTCCAAGAGAAAATTTGACTGCCAGCTCTTCCTGTTTTTCGAGATAAGACATCCATCTCTCCAGCTCTGCTCTTGTGGCTGCTTGATTCCAGACGCCATTTTTTAACACAATCCTTTTTAATAGAATAATATAATGTTGGTGGACAACATATAAATCATCCTTTGACAGCTTTGCACGAATGGTTTTAAAAACTTTAGCATTATCATCTGCTGCCATAATTATTACCGTTCTTGGAATAGTTAAGTCCATGCCGAGCCGCCTAGCTCGGTCAAAATAGAGTGAATCAAAGTCTTCCTGTCCATTAAGCAGCATCGTCACAAGCTCTTCTTTTAACCGCTCATCCCATTGCATTTCCTCCATTAAAAAGGCTTGCTGGATGATCATTTCGGCAGCCATTCTGACAAGCTCTCCATAATTACGGATTTCCTCAGGTGCTCCCGTTATCCCAATGACACCAACAACTTTTTCATGAAAAGTAATCGGCAAGTTTATACCTGCTTTCACCCCATGAAACTTATCTGCTTCAGTAACACCAATTTCAAAACCAGTCTGCGTTTCGATTACCTTTACTGCACCTTCATGGATAGAATCAACTCTATCCTCATCCCCTGAAGCAATAATAACCCCTTTTTCATTCATAACATTAATATTCCAATTTATAATTGTCATCGTGCGATTGACGATTTCCTGTGCTAGCTCCTTGTTTAAGTATTTCATCTGAACCCTCTTTTCTGGTACAAAAGGATATCCTTCTTTATTAAGATTATATTTATCTTAACATAGCAGTCTATTCTGACTTCACTTAATTTTTTTAAGTTATTCTTTCTATTAAATATCTTATTAAAAATATAATGCAACCTTTTCTTTATAATCACGTAGGTCCTCTTACTAGCAACAAACGATATCCATAAAAAAGCACCCTAATCTTAATGTAGTCTAAAAATTAGGGCACCCACCATATTATTTGAAATAAAAAAACTATATTTCACTTAGGAATAACTATTCTGAATACAAAAGTGTTTATTATTGATGTAATTATTTTTTGTGGGAAGAAATTTTAGGACGGGCAACAAGAAAGAAAATCGTATGCAAAACAAAGAAGATTACCGCAAATATAAGAAAATCTACTATCAAAATAAATTCAACATTATTTTGTATGGAGTCATGAAGAAAGAAAGTTATAATCAATACAATGAAGCAGCTTAAAGTACTTTGTTTCCAAAAAGAACTGTATGCTATTTTTGAAATGAAAAACACCTCCTCTATTCACCATTCTAATCACATCTTAATTTAAATCTTCAGCTGGTACAACCTGAATATCAACCCACTATCCTATCGCTTCAAAATATAATATAAATGCCCTATAAAAAAGATATATAACTATAGATATACTTACAAAAACTATATTATTTATCTCTTATCAAATTTACTTCTCTCCATTTAAAATAAATTATAGACTTAAATTTTCTCTTTCCTTATAAAAAAAGACTTGGATTATATCCAAGTCTCAGAATTATTCAATACCGCAATTCTCTAGCAATTACTGCAATATCCCGCGGTGATGTTCGGCAACAGCCGCCGATAATGCTCGCTCCTGTTTTAAACCATTCTTTATGGCTTAAACTTGCGCATGCTTCCTCGCCATGCCAAGTTTTTGTGGTCGGGTCGTATGTTTCGCCTGAATTTGGGTAGACAATTATTGGTTTATTTGTACTTTCTTTTATATTTTTGATTGCTTCTGTGATGATTTGTGCTGATGCACAATTAAAGCCGATGGCGGCAATTTGGTCGTGTCCTGTGAATTGTCTGCCACAATCCTTTAATGGTGTGCCGTCACTGATTTGTGTTTCATCTTTTAATGAGAAAGAAAGCCAGGCGTATGTATTCGGAAATTCCTTTAGTATTTCAGTCAGTACGGTTGCTTCCTGCAAAGAGGGAATTGTTTCAAATGCAAGAATATCAGCTCCTGCTTCCATTAATGCTATCATTCTTTTCCGATGAAAGTCTGTAAGTACTTTGTTTGTTACATCATAGTTCCCGACATATTCAGATCCATCTGCCAAGTATGCGCCATATGGTCCGACTGATGCAGCGACTAACGGCTTGGGTCTGTTTGACTGTTCGTGCTCTTTCCAGAAGTCATCTCTAGCCTTTCTGGCAAGAGCAACGGATTTTTTTATCAACTCTATTGCTTTTGTTTCATTTATATCTCTTTCTGCAAAGCCTGCAATCGAGGCCTGATAGCTTGCGGTGATGGCGCAATCTGCTCCTGCGCGAAAATATTCTGTATGCACTTGATAAATAAGCTCTGGCTTTTCTAAAAGCACTCTTGCTGACCAAAGCGGGTCATCTAAATTACAGCCATGTGCTTCTAATTCTGTCGCTAATGCTCCGTCTAAAATCATCAGCGGATAATCTGATAAAATATTGTTAATTGGATTGCTGCTGATCGACATACTTTACTTCTCCTTTTTTTAATTTCTTCATTACATAAAAGCTAACATAGCAAAATAGGATAAATGGAATTCCGCAATACAGGGCAATCCGTTGTGTTGGGTCAAAGGCAATACCAATACATGATGCAAGACATAATAAGAAAGAAGCAATCGGTACAAATGGATACAACGGTGTGCGATAGACTAAGCTGTCGACAGAGTTTCCTTCTTTAATAAAGCGTCTGCGGAACAAAAACTGTGAAGCACTAATGCTCATCCAAACAGCGACAACAGCTAGTCCAGAAATAGACACGAGCACGATATAAACTGTATCTGGAGCTACTATGCTTGATAAAAGCGCTAATCCTCCGCCCAACATGCTGAAAATCACGGCATAGACTGGAACCCCTTTTTTCGACAGCTTTTTAAACTTCGGTGAAATTGTATTTTTATCTGCAAGTGACCAGAGCATTCTCGAAGCTGCATAAAGGCCTGAATTAGCAGCAGACAAAATGGCGGTCAAGATTACAAAGTTCATGATATCTGCCGCATATGGAATTCCAATCCGCTCAAACACTGTTACAAATGGGCTTTCTAACACCCCGGCTTCGGATGCTGGCAATAGGGCAGACAATACAAAAATAGTACCAACAAAGAAAATGATTAAACGCCATAATGTTGTATGAATTGCTTTTGGGACGTTTTTTTGCGGATCTGCCGTTTCACCTGCGGCAATTCCAATTAACTCTGTTCCTGAAAAAGCAAAATTAACAGCAAGCATCGTCATAAACAACGTGACAGCACCGTTCGGGAAAAGACTGCCACTTGTAAAATTACTCAGCAGAGGTGCAGACTGTGAATGAGTCATTGGAATAAGCCCGAACACTGCTCCTAATCCTAAAATAATAAAAAGGGCAATGGCAATTACTTTAATAGAGGAAAACCAAAATTCAGATTCAGCAAACAATCTGACTGTAAGTATATTAAGTATGAAAATTAAAATTGCAAATACTAAGCTCCAAATCCACACATTAACAGCTGGAAACCAGCGCTGCATGAGAAGTCCTGCAGCTGTAAATTCTGATCCTAATGCAACAGTCCACGTTAGCCAGTACAACCAGGCAACTGTATAACCAGTAGCTGGATTAATGTATTTAGCGGCATAGCTGTGGAAGGCTCCTGTTTCTGGCATATGCACAGCCAGCTCCCCTAAGCACAGCATCACTAGATACACAACAAGCGCACCAATGAGGTAGGCCAGTATTGTACCGATAGGACCTGCCTGCTGTATAGTGTAGCCTGAACTTAAAAAGAGTCCTGTTCCAATTACTCCTCCAAGTGACAGCATCACTAAATGTCTTGTTTGCATTTTCCGCTGAAATTGTTGTTTGTTCTTTTCCATCTTAACTCTCCTTAAAATATCCAGAAAAAAACACACCCTAAAATAGAGTGCGCTGCTGACTAATAAATAACATAAGCTCTTATCTATCAGGAGTCACCCGACTGGAATTAGCACAGTGTCAAAAAGACCTGTTGCTGAGGCTTCATAGGGCCAGTCCCTCCGCCTCTCTGGATAAGAAATATTTTTATTACATTAACAATCTATGAAATTATTGTCAATAGGGGCAATTTTGACTAAGTTACGAGAGAGTTATTCTTACATTTCTTTTTTAAGAGTAATTATGCTTATTATCTAAATGGAGGATTGTATAAGCAGTATTTTGAAATAACAAAAATCAGCAAAATTTTTTCTTTTAAAAGTAGCTATATCATTCTATTAGTTCTTACATCCTGTGAATTCCTTCTCAAAAAAACTTGCTTTCTTATGTTATACTGTATAAGGTTTGCAACATTTGAGAGGAGTTACCTAGTATGGACTTATCAAAATCATCTGATTACAACAAATCTATTTCTATTTATTTACTTATTGCAGGCATCGTGCTTGTCGCTTTCAACCTTCGACCGGCAATTACGTCATTAGGACCGCTTGTCGGCTTCATACAAGAAGATGTTGGACTAGCCCATTGGAGCTCTGGCTTGCTGATGAGCTTGCCCTTGATCACGTTTTCTGTCATGTCACCCCTCGTCCCTAAAATATCCAGCAGATTATCAAATGAAAAGACATTGCTTCTCGGTTTAATCATTTTATTGACTGGCATATGCTCTAGGTCAATTCCTTATACGTTCTTTCTTTTCGCCGGTACTCTGCTCGTCGGTATAGGGATTGCAATTGGCAATGTTTTGCTCCCTGCCATTGTTAAAGATAAATTCCCAGAAAAGTTCGGGTTAATGACAAGCGTTTACTCCACATCAATGGGTGTGTTCGCGTCTTTAGCTTCCGGATTAAGTGTCCCATTAGCTGACGGACAAGGCTTGGGCTGGCAAGGTGCTCAAATGGTTTGGGGAATTCCTGCAGTTGCTGCGATTATTGTATGGTTCTATTTATTGAAATACAATAGAGAAGATAAAGAGGTCATTACTGGTGCAAAGCCAGTCTCAACAAAAGTTTGGTCATCACCGATTGCATGGCAAATTGCCGTGTTCATGGGATTTCAGTCGTTTTTATTTTATGTGACCATCTCTTGGCTGCCAGAAATCCTGCATAGTTATGGAATGAGTCTTGAAACTGCAGGCTGGATGCTGTCCTTTACGCAGCTGGTAGGTTTACCTGCAAGCTTTTTCATCCCGTTTATAGCAAGCCGTCTTCGTTCCCAGTCGTTGATTGCCTGCGGTTTAGGCATTTGTGCTATTTTAGGATACAGCGGTCTTCTGTTTAGTGCAGATCACTATCCAATCCTAGTTATCAGTATCATCCTAATCGGTTTGGCACTTGGCGGAATTTTCCCATTAGCTCTCAGCTTAATCGGCTTCCGTTCTCAAAATGCTAAACAGGCAGCAGAACTGTCTGGGATGGCCCAATCAACAGGTTATATCTTAGCTGCTGTTGGCCCACTATTTATCGGTTCCTTGTTTGATTGGACACATGTTTGGTCAATCCCAATCGTGCTATTAATCATTATTGCAGGGATTGTGACAATATTTGGGATTTTGTCAGGTCGGGATAGACATATATAATTTTTATAAAAAACGGTGCACATTATTGTGTACCGTTTTTTTAGTATTTTATAGTAAATAATTGTAATTCATACGGACAAACTAAGAAAAAACCAAAGGAGAAAGCAATGTCTAAACGAAATGAACTTATTTTTTTACGAATTTTATTTGTTGTCAGTATTGGCTTTTTCTTAAACCTGATTAGAAAACCACTTTTAAAGGACTGGCTGATTATCTTTTTGTTTAAAAGCTATATTGCATCAATCTTAGATTACCTCGTTGTCAAAAAAGGCTATATTACATACCCTGTCAGGATTTTCAAATCTTTTGATATTAGTGTGCTTTTCAGCTACCTGATCTTTCCTGTCACTTGTGTTTATTACAATCAAGCAACAAAAAATTCAAGATTGCCGGGAATATTGTTTAAATGTCTGCTTTTTAGTCTTCCTTCTGCAGTTGCAGAACATTTTATCGAGAAGCATACAAAGCTGGTCCAATATAAAAAAGGCTGGAATTCTTCTTTCAGTTTCCTTTCGATTGCGTTTACCTTCTTATTTGTTCGAACCTTTATATCGATTGTTCGTAAAGTTGAAAAAGCATAAGCTAGTAATTAGTCAAGTGTATTATTCTCTTTCGGTGAAGCAGAAATATATGCCTCTGTAAATAAAGTAGTTATACTGTCAACAAGAATATCCTTTAATATATCAAAGGCATAATCAATATCTAATCGTTCTGTCCACTGATGGGCATCAAATCCGACCGGCCCGATATTCAATACAGGTACATTTAGCAGCTCTAATTCTCTAAGAGGGACTGTGTAACCTCTCTCCCAAATTGGCATATTGGCTGTAAGTGATATCATCGATTCTGCTGGATATTGCAAACCAGCATAACTTAGGTCGGATATACCGTTAAAGTAATTTCGTTTTTCAAAATCTATGCCGTGAGCAGCTGTTCCGTATGTCTGTATTTGCTGAACAACTGTAGTTATTAATGGATGTTTATAGGAACTAATAGCAGGATAAAAGGGTGGCGCAAAAAACACGATGATCATAGGGGCAAGTTCTTTGCATAGTATCGCTAGTTTATCGACCATCTCAATGGTTGCTTCTCTGTCATCCATTTCTCCCCTGTTTTGCAAAATCGAGGTATGGATGCTTTCTACACTTTCTTTTCCATACTTCGTTACTGCATATTGACTAAGCTCATCATATGTTAATACAGAAACATTCATTCTAGGCGGCGAAAAGGGAGTATATTTAGCAAACTCGGCGGCTTGCAATGAATAGGATTTTGTTATTTTAGCAGCTGCATTGCCGGCTTTCTCCATGAGTAACTGCACCACATCATCCATTTTCTTTTCTAATAAAAACAGATTAAATAACGTAACAGCGCGATGCGGTATTTGCACAGAATAATCTTTTTTGATGCCATACTGAATTAAGTTAGTTGGCGGCGGTGTCGTTTCACCTTCTACTATTTCACATAAATCGGTATTCAGTTCGATTTCTTCTGTTAATAGAGATACCATATAGTTTGCATTCAACCCGGCAAAAGGTTCGCCGACATGTGTTTCTTTGCCGTAGCAAAGGAAACCTGGCAACAGCTTGCCGATGGATCCTGTATAAATATACTTATTATTGTCACCAGGATATCTCATAAACATCGGCTCACCGTTCAAAACAGTCACATATTCCAAGTCATATTCTTCAGCAAGTTCCAGCAATATTGGAACTGCTGCTCTCATTCCAATTGAATTTACTTCTTCATCAGGAACTGTCACTAACAAGATATTGCCTTCAAACTCTCCATTACATGCTTTTTCAATCATCGACATATGAAGGGCCAATCCACATTTCATATCCATCGTTCCCCTGCCGAATAACCAATTTCCTGTTTCCATATCATTCTTGACTTGTTGTGGAAGTTCTTCCTTATGCAACTGAAAAATTTCTGTTAGTTTCTTCGGATCAAAAGCATGTTCCTTCCATCTGCCGTAGTCCTGCACATCAACAACGTCAAAATGGCTGATCAGAATTACTGTCTTTTTTGTTGGAAGTTGATTTTTCACAAGGCCTGTAACAAAATTTCTGCCATCTCCTGTTGGATTTTTTTGAAGATGATCTGGATGTTTCTGAAAATAATCTAAGCTTCTTAGCTCATTTACGACAAAGTCAGGAAGAATTTTTTCTGCGTCAGAGCCTGTAATACTAGGTATATTGACAAGCTTGCATAAAAGGTCGACTAATTGCTCTTTTGTGTTCCATTTTTCCATGTTAGCCCTCTTTTCCATATGATGAAATTTGTTTCCATTAACTATATAAAAATGGACAGAACCCGCTGACTTCAGGTTCTGCCTAATGCTGTAGAAATTTCTTTTGCCGCTTTCTTTATACAATGAATTAAGTAGGATAAACGTTCTTCGCTAACACGATATTGGACGACTCCGATGCTGATTGCCCCTACCAGCTGGTGATTAAAATCTAAAACGGGAGCTGCAACAGATATTGTGCCATCTGTTCTTTCACTATAGCTTACCGCATACCCTTGTTCTTTTATTAAAGACAATTGATCAAATAATTGACTCTGTTTTGCTTTAGAAGATGGAAGCAATTCCTTAACGATTCTTTGCGTTTCTTCTTCTGGCATATTTGCCAGAATCGTTTTATTTGGCGCCCCAATTGAGAGCGGAATCCGCAAGCCGATTTTGTCAATAATTCTAACATTAGTAGGACTGTCGACTCGTTCAATAATAATGGATTCCATTCCGTCACGGATATTAAAATAAATACTTTCCTCCACTTGCTGTGCTAATTCTGCCATTACTTCGCGCGCCTTCGTTCGGTAGTCTGCCTTCTCGAGCTGGCGCAAACCAATCTCCATCCATAAACTGCCGAGTTTATAATGCTTTGTATCGGCATTTTGCAGTACTAGCTGATGCTGGATAAGCGTATTTAAGAGGCGGTGAACTGTACTTACAGGCAGACTAAG
This genomic window contains:
- a CDS encoding ABC transporter ATP-binding protein, whose translation is MLQLQNVSKQFGDKEVLSDISLSIQTGEIVSLLGKSGSGKTTLLKIILGLVKMDNGKIHFNEDNVSKVPMEKRGFNIVFQDYALFPHLNAYDNIRYGLKNKKGSITEQEIQEYIDFLELQPHLTKRIHELSGGQKQRVALARTLVTKPKILLLDEPLSALDGVIKESIKERIKTIAKEFKLTTILVTHDPEEAMTMSDKILIINDGKVSQFGTPEDIMQRPQNEFVRSFILKQLETKRQSILSLYGGAHV
- a CDS encoding DeoR/GlpR family DNA-binding transcription regulator — translated: MFPLERQKRIIELLMVKKVLKMTELTSELGISVDTLRRDIQTLTNEGKIEKIYGGVKLVESFLGESTMGERMVSHLTEKESIALTCSNLINDGDCIFLDSGSTTYQIAKYIKNKKNLTVVTNSIPIITELMTSDVELIVIGGKIRKEENSVVTFDYLFNFQELNIYKAFICTSGITLEKGISDYNLEEVLTRKKMIEISKEIYVAADSSKFGKDVTVSISPLESIDYIITDANLSDSIVEQFRETNCTLILAENTEK
- a CDS encoding glycerate kinase codes for the protein MKIVLAPDSFKESLSALQVAESLENGFKQVFPDAEYVKVPMADGGEGTTQSLVDATGGRIITKTVTGPLGEKVEAFFGILGNETTAIIEMAAASGLYLVPSEKRNPLVTTTRGTGELIAAALEHNVDHIIIGIGGSATNDGGAGMASALGARFLDKNGQKLEDGGGFLSSLAAIDLSHLDSRLAGVKIEVACDVDNPLIGPKGASAIFGPQKGATPEIVHQLDENLAHYAAVIERELGIKIAEVPGAGAAGGLGGGLLAFMQADLKRGVDIVIEATRLSELVADADLVLTGEGKIDSQTIFGKTPIGVAKTAKKHGVPVIAIAGNAASDSDVVHEHGIDAVFSIIPGVISLQEAFQNAEEYVERTARNIAVVWGMK
- a CDS encoding SLC13 family permease is translated as MDIQVSALGAIVALVVAIVLILKKVSPAYGMIAGALVGGLVGGVDIANTVLLMIEGAEGIIPAVLRILAAGVLAGVLIESGAAAVIAETIVKKLGETRALLALSLATMILTTVGVFVDVAVITVAPIALAIAKKAGISKTAILLAMIGGGKAGNIMSPNPNAIAASDAFNVPLTSIMAAGIIPAVFGLAITYLLAKRLVKKGSVVQLAEIDSPNSMELPSFLTAIVAPIVTILLLALRPLFNISIDPMIALPVGGIVGAIVMGRGKKINDYAVSGLGKMSGVAIMLLGTGTLAGIIANSGLKDVLIDGLNVLGLPGYVLAPVSGIFMSAATASTTAGTAVASQVFSSTILDMGVSAIAGAAMIHAGATVLDHLPHGSFFHSTGGSVNMDMKERLKLLPYETLVGLTLAIISTLIYGVFKLFG
- a CDS encoding sugar diacid recognition domain-containing protein; the encoded protein is MKYLNKELAQEIVNRTMTIINWNINVMNEKGVIIASGDEDRVDSIHEGAVKVIETQTGFEIGVTEADKFHGVKAGINLPITFHEKVVGVIGITGAPEEIRNYGELVRMAAEMIIQQAFLMEEMQWDERLKEELVTMLLNGQEDFDSLYFDRARRLGMDLTIPRTVIIMAADDNAKVFKTIRAKLSKDDLYVVHQHYIILLKRIVLKNGVWNQAATRAELERWMSYLEKQEELAVKFSLGTYYSGLEGIRISYQEAVHSLKVGKKLDPDKNIYSSEDRKLPIFLSQAKEQGLDVKFGTYIERLKQQDKKGELLETLLMYVEENGDVNKVAARLFIHRNTLRYRLERINELTGKDPRKIKELVELYLSVLQNQLS
- the mmuM gene encoding homocysteine S-methyltransferase; amino-acid sequence: MSISSNPINNILSDYPLMILDGALATELEAHGCNLDDPLWSARVLLEKPELIYQVHTEYFRAGADCAITASYQASIAGFAERDINETKAIELIKKSVALARKARDDFWKEHEQSNRPKPLVAASVGPYGAYLADGSEYVGNYDVTNKVLTDFHRKRMIALMEAGADILAFETIPSLQEATVLTEILKEFPNTYAWLSFSLKDETQISDGTPLKDCGRQFTGHDQIAAIGFNCASAQIITEAIKNIKESTNKPIIVYPNSGETYDPTTKTWHGEEACASLSHKEWFKTGASIIGGCCRTSPRDIAVIARELRY